In the Acidobacteriota bacterium genome, TAGCCGCGGCCGCGCTTGACGCGCAGCTGCATGTGCAGCTTGCCGCCCTCGGCGATGGTCGCAATCACGGCATCCGGTTCCAGGATTTCGATGTCGGCGTCGGCTTCGATGTCCGAGGCGCGGACCGGGCCCGGCTTGTCCTTCCGCAGCGTCAGCGTCTTGGTGTAGTCGACGTGACAGGTCAGCGGCAGCTGCTTCAGGTTGAGGATGATGTCGGTCGCGTCCTCGACCACGCCCTTGATCGGCGAGAACTCGTGGAGCACGCCGTCAATCTGCACGGCGGTGATGGCCGAACCCTCGATCGACGACAGCAGCACGCGGCGCAGGGCGTTGCCGACAGTGGTGCCGAAGCCGCGCTCGAAGGGCTGCGCGTAGAAGCGGCCGAACCGATCGGTCAGCGTCTCGCGTTCGAACTCGAGGCGCTTGGGGCGCTGAAAACCTTTCCACAACATGGGATCTCTTCCTTTTCGCTACGGGCCAACAGTCTTGGCCACCAGGCCTGCGGGTAATGACCACGCTCGCTCGCTGCAGGCCTGAAAAGCTGCTGGAGCGCGGCTTGCGAATAGGCGACGGCTGAAGCCGTCGCCCTCCGAACGATTACTTGCTGTAGAGCTCGACGATGAGCTGTTCCTGCACGGGCAGGTTGATCTGTTCGCGGGTCGGCATGCTGACAACCTTGCCGCCCATCTCGCCCTCGAGCGAGAGCCACTCGGGAACGCCCCGGCCCTTCACTTCTTCGGTGGCGTGGATGATGGTCGTGTTGGCGCGGCTGCCCTCGCGGACCTGCACGGTGTCGCCGGCCTTCAGCGAGTACGACGGAATGTCGACCTTCTTGCCGTTGACCAGGAAGTGGCCGTGGCGAACCAGCTGGCGCGCCTGGGCGCGCGAGGTGCCCAGGCCCATGCGGTAGACCACGTTGTCGAGACGGCGCTCGAGCAGCTGCAACAGCGTTTCGCCGGTGATGCCGCCGCGGGTGCGGTCGGCCTGGGCGAAGTAGCCGCGGAACTGGTCTTCGAGCACGCCGTAAATGCGCTTGACCTTCTGCTTCTCGCGCAACTGGACGGCGTAGCCGACCATCTTCGCCTTGCGCAGGCGGCCGTGCTGGCCCGGGGGCATGTTGCGCTTTTCGATCGCGCACTTCTCGGTGTAGCAGCGCTCGCCCTTGAGGAACAGCTTCATGCCCTCACGGCGGCACAGGCGGCAAACGGGTCCGTTATATCGAGCCATAAATCAGTATCCAGTATCCAGTAGCAGTAATCAGACGCGACGGCGCTTGGGCGGCCGGCAGCCGTTGTGCGGGATCGGCGTGACGTCGCGGATCGATCGCACTTCGAGGCCCGCCGTCTGCAGCGCGCGGATCGCCGACTCGCGGCCGGAGCCGGGGCCCTTGACCAGCACGTCGCACGAGCGCATGCCGAAGGTCTTGGCGGCGTTGGTGGCGCTGAGCGCGGCCTGGGTCGCCGCGAACGGCGTGCCCTTGCGCGAGCCCTTGAAGCCAATCGCACCGGCGCTCGACCACGACACCACCGCGCCCTCGGCGTCGGTGATCGTGATCAGCGTGTTGTTGAACGACGCCTGCACGTGCACGAAGCCGTGGTGGACAATGCGCTTCTCGCCGCGCTTCTTGAACGCCTTTTTCTTCTTGGTCGGGGCTTCCGCGCCGCCGGGATTCTCTGCTTTGGCCATGATTTAAACCGTCTTCTTCTTTGCCACGGCGCCCTTGCGCGGGCCCTTCCGCGTGCGCGCGTTGGTCTTGGTCCGCTGCCCGCGCAACGGCAGGTTGCGGCGGTGACGGCCGCCACGATAGCTGCCGATCTCGATCAGCCGCTTGATGTTCAAGGAGATCTCCTTGCGGAGGTCGCCTTCCACGCCGCCCTGGTCTTCGAGGACGCGAGTGATCTTGCGGACGTCGTCTTCGGTGAGGTCCTTCACCCGGACGCTCGGATCGACCTCGGCGGCCGCCAGCACGACGTTCGCGCGGTGACGGCCGATGCCGAAGATATACGTGAGACCAATCTCAATGCGCTTCGTGCGCGGGAGATCGACACCTGAAATACGCGCCATGTCTTATCCTTGCCGCTGCTTGTGCTTTTGGTTCGCGCAGATCACCCGGACCACCCCTTGGCGGCGGACAATCTTGCACTTAACGCAAATCTTCTTTACCGAGGCTCTTACTTTCATCGCGCTTCTCCGGCGGCCCTAAAGGACCGCCCTCCTGGCACTACAACTTCTCGACTATCCGTC is a window encoding:
- the rpsD gene encoding 30S ribosomal protein S4; the encoded protein is MARYNGPVCRLCRREGMKLFLKGERCYTEKCAIEKRNMPPGQHGRLRKAKMVGYAVQLREKQKVKRIYGVLEDQFRGYFAQADRTRGGITGETLLQLLERRLDNVVYRMGLGTSRAQARQLVRHGHFLVNGKKVDIPSYSLKAGDTVQVREGSRANTTIIHATEEVKGRGVPEWLSLEGEMGGKVVSMPTREQINLPVQEQLIVELYSK
- the rpsK gene encoding 30S ribosomal protein S11, whose protein sequence is MAKAENPGGAEAPTKKKKAFKKRGEKRIVHHGFVHVQASFNNTLITITDAEGAVVSWSSAGAIGFKGSRKGTPFAATQAALSATNAAKTFGMRSCDVLVKGPGSGRESAIRALQTAGLEVRSIRDVTPIPHNGCRPPKRRRV
- the rpsM gene encoding 30S ribosomal protein S13, with protein sequence MARISGVDLPRTKRIEIGLTYIFGIGRHRANVVLAAAEVDPSVRVKDLTEDDVRKITRVLEDQGGVEGDLRKEISLNIKRLIEIGSYRGGRHRRNLPLRGQRTKTNARTRKGPRKGAVAKKKTV
- the rpmJ gene encoding 50S ribosomal protein L36 encodes the protein MKVRASVKKICVKCKIVRRQGVVRVICANQKHKQRQG